From a single Arachis hypogaea cultivar Tifrunner chromosome 3, arahy.Tifrunner.gnm2.J5K5, whole genome shotgun sequence genomic region:
- the LOC112790425 gene encoding phenylacetaldehyde oxime monooxygenase CYP71AN24 encodes MIIIEMMNGRTIITIMDPNLLSYVRRKLLPYNIDDAMFFIISTFIIIILLLLFFHKLKIRRTKLKLPPCPPKLPFIGNYHQLGTLPHRTFQSLSKTYGPLILLYLGHLRVLVVSSVELAKEVMQTNDVVFANRPHHTATRVLLYGCKDIAFESYGEAWRQKRKICVLELLSAKKVQLLQYIKEEEVTILINKLRESCMNINNSSYSNSTNYVNLSEIIITTTNNIVSRCIFGRKYHDLEGNNNKDNKNKNKNKNNFRFGEIVRKVMSHLLDLGVGDLFPMLGWVDVLISGRVKRYRDTFEVLDAFFDHVIEEHKMASKEDDHNNKMKDFVDTLLQHQKAIMVDFELGDDDVKALILDMFLGGSDTTSSTLEWAFTELMRSPIKMKKAQEEVRRVIGNKSKLEENDINQMNYLKCVIKETLRLHPAAPLLTPRETTCKTKLQGYDIPQKTMVYVNVWAIQRDPQIWQEPDEFIPERFEDNEVNFNGKCFEFLPFGSGRRKCPGMTFGLTSVEYVLANLLCWFDWKLPNQSGVPGHALDMSETFGLTVNRKVPLYLQPIMPRCDI; translated from the exons ATGATCATTATTGAGATgatgaatggaagaacaataatAACGATAATGGATCCAAATCTATTATCATATGTGAGGAGAAAATTACTACCATATAACATAGATGATGCTATGTTTTTTATTATATCTAccttcataatcatcatactaCTACTATTGTTTTTTCATAAACTCAAAATTAGAAGAACCAAATTGAAGCTACCACCATGTCCACCAAAACTCCCTTTCATTGGAAACTACCATCAACTAGGAACACTTCCTCATCGCACTTTCCAATCTCTATCAAAAACCTATGGCCCTTTAATTTTGCTTTACCTAGGCCACCTTCGAGTTTTGGTAGTTTCGTCGGTCGAATTGGCGAAAGAAGTCATGCAAACAAACGATGTGGTTTTCGCTAACCGGCCGCACCATACGGCCACGAGGGTCTTGCTATATGGTTGCAAGGACATCGCATTCGAGTCCTACGGCGAAGCATGGAGACAGAAAAGAAAGATTTGTGTTCTTGAGTTGCTTAGCGCAAAAAAGGTTCAATTACTCCAATATATAAAAGAAGAAGAGGTTACAATATTGATTAATAAATTACGTGAATCTTGCATGAATATTAATAATAGTAGTTATAGTAATTCTACTAATTATGTAAACCTTAGTGAGATAATAATTACAACAACAAACAACATTGTAAGTAGGTGTATATTTGGTAGGAAGTACCATGATCTAGAAGGTAATAATAATaaggataataaaaataaaaataaaaataaaaataattttaggttTGGTGAGATTGTGAGGAAGGTAATGAGTCATCTATTGGATTTAGGGGTTGGGGATCTTTTTCCAATGTTGGGTTGGGTTGATGTTCTAATAAGTGGAAGAGTTAAGAGGTATAGGGACACTTTTGAAGTGTTGGATGCTTTCTTTGATCATGTAATTGAGGAGCATAAGATGGCAAGCAAAGAGGATGATCATAATAATAAGATGAAAGATTTTGTGGACACTCTTCTTCAACATCAAAAGGCTATTATGGTTGACTTTGAGCTTGGTGATGATGATGTTAAGGCACTCATACTG gACATGTTTTTGGGAGGGAGTGACACAACTTCATCAACACTAGAATGGGCTTTCACAGAGCTAATGAGAAGCCCAATCAAAATGAAAAAGGCCCAAGAAGAGGTAAGAAGAGTTATTGGCAACAAatcaaaattagaagaaaatgataTTAATCAAATGAATTACTTAAAATGTGTCATCAAAGAAACCCTAAGATTACATCCAGCTGCTCCTCTTTTGACTCCAAGAGAAACAACATGTAAAACCAAACTCCAAGGCTATGATATTCCTCAAAAAACAATGGTTTATGTTAATGTTTGGGCAATTCAAAGAGATCCTCAAATTTGGCAAGAACCTGATGAGTTTATACCTGAAAGATTTGAAGACAATGAGGTTAATTTCAATGGTAAATGCTTTGAATTTTTACCATTTGGTTCTGGAAGAAGAAAATGCCCTGGAATGACATTTGGACTTACTTCAGTTGAATATGTTCTTGCTAATCTTTTATGTTGGTTTGATTGGAAGCTACCAAATCAAAGTGGTGTACCTGGTCATGCCCTAGATATGTCTGAGACCTTTGGCCTCACTGTCAACAGGAAAGTTCCACTTTATCTTCAACCGATAATGCCGCGTTGCGATATTTAA